The following is a genomic window from Geminicoccaceae bacterium.
CATGGTGTCATCACCCGTTACGGTCATCTTTCCAAGGCCCTGGTGTCGGCCGGGGATGAGGTCGGCCTGCTCGATCCCATCGGCATCATCGGCAGTACGGGACGTAGCACCGGCATTCATCTCCACTATGAGATTCGTGTCGATGGTATGACACGCAACCCCGGACGCTTCATCGAAGCCGGCCGCAGCATGATGGCACTGTTCCAGAGCTGACTTGTGGCGGGTTTGAGCGATCGTGCGATTGCTCTATGAGCGTTGGCGACGAGCATGGCGATGTCCTTCGGGCATGAGCCCTGTTCACCAATCGCGGAAGGGGAGCGCGGGCGATGGAAGGGGGAAGCGGTCTGCTCGGCCCGGTGGCGGCGGGGCTTGGCATCGGCATGGCCGTCGGCGTCATGCTGGAGCGCAGCCGTTATTGCACCATGGGCGCGCTGACGGACCTGTTCCTGTTCGGCAGCTGGCGGCGGTTGCGGGTCTGGCTCGTGGCCGCGGCCATGGCCATTGCCGGCACCTCGGCATTTTCGCTCCTGGGTATCGTCGATCTCGACCGTTCGCCGGTCGTCGATGCGGCAAGGGCATGGCCGGCGATGGGGGTCGGGGGATTGCTGTTCGGCATCGGCATGGTGCTGGCCGGCGGCTGTGCCAGCCGCTCCCTGGTACGATTCGCCACCGGTAGCATGAAGTCTCTCGTTGTTCTTCTCCTTATGTCAATATTCGCCATTTCGGTTACACAAGGTCCTCTATCCCGCCTGGTCGCCCCGCTGCTGCATCCGGGCTTGCCGGAATGGACCGGGTCCCATCCGTTGGTGATGACGACGCTGGGTGCCGTCGGCGCCATTGCGCTGGGCATTGCCTGCATCAGCCGCCAGCGGGTTCGCGGCGAACGTGCCGGGATGTGGCTCGGGATCGGCCTGGGGGCTGCATGCCTTGCCGGCTGGCTCCTGACCGGTCCCGGGTTTGCCGGCGAAGCGCCGCGCTCGCTGGATTTCGCCGCGCCAACGGGCTTCCTGCTGCTCTCGTTCATCGACGGTACGCTGCCGCCGAGTCCGCTGCTGGCCGGTGCTGCCGCGGGCGTGCTGGCCGGTGCCGCCATCTCGGCCGTGGCGAGCGGGTCGTTTGCCATCGAAACGTTCTCCGACCGCGGCGACATGCTTCGCCATGCGTCGGGGGGTGTCCTCATGGGAATTGGCGGCGGCCTTGCCTTCGGCTGCACGGTGGGGCAGGGGATCACCGGCCTTTCCACCCTCGCACCGGGCTCGTTCCTCGCCGTGGCCGCGATGGTCGCCGGCTGCAGGCTGGGACTGCTCCACCTCGAAGGGCGCATTCGCTGGCCGGCGCGATCCCGGAATCCGGCAGATTGACCCGCCACCCGATGCATCAGTCGGCCGCGAAAGGATCCACGGTGACAATTCTGACGTTTTCATAACAGCTCCGCGACCATAGAATAGGGACACGCACATGAGGGAATGAATGACGTTGCGAAGGCTCGTCCTCCTTTTGCCCTGCCTGCTCGCGGTCGCGGCCATCGTGCCGAGGCCGGTGGCGGCACAGGGCGTGGTTGCCGATCTCTCCGATCACCTGATCGCGATCACCACCGCCTTTTCGGGCACCGACGTGCTGCTGTTCGGCGCGCTCGACGAGGCCGGTACCGATGTCGCGGTCGTCGTGCGCGGACCGGAAACCGACGAGATCGTGCGCCACAAGACCCGTGTGGGCCCGATCTGGCTCAACACCGGGGAAATGACCTTCGCCAAAGCCCCGTCCTACTACGCCGTCGCTTCGAGCAAGCCGCTCGAGGAACTGGCCGATCCGGGCGAACTGCGGCGGCACGGCATCGGCACGCACAATCTCGGCTTCGAGCGCATGGCCAGCCCCAGGGCATCACCCGGGGAGGTCCGCCCCTTCGTCGATGCCCTGATCCGCAACAAGCAGCGGGAGGCCCTCTATACCTCCCACGCCGTGCCGATCCGCTTCATAGGCCCGAGGCTTTTCCGCACGACCCTGTCCTTCCCCGCCAATGTGCGGCCGGGCCAGTACGAGGTCCAGGTCTTCGAAGTGCGTGATCGTGCGGTGGTCAGCGCCCAGCACAACGCGCTCCTCGTCTCCAAGATCGGCGTCGAGGCCGATATCTACGACGCCGCCCACCGGCATCCCGCCCTCTACGGCCTCGCTTCGGTTGTCCTCGCCATCGTCGCCGGCTGGGCGGCCAGCGTCATGTTCAAGAAATAGGTGCGCCATGTCCGAAGAAGCATCCAGTTCGCAGAATGCCGAGAACGGGCGCATCTTTCTCGTCGTCGTCGACGATACCGACGAGATGCGCAACGCCCTGCGCTTCGCCTGTCGTCGCGCCGAACATACCAAGGGACGCGTGGCGCTGCTCTACGTCATCGAGCCCGTCGAGTTCCAGCACTGGATCGGCATCGGCCGGATGATGGAGGAGGAAGCCCGCCAGGACGCCGAACAGCGGCTGCAATCGCTGGCCGACGACGTCTTCCGCCTCACCGGAACGCTGCCCGCCGTCTACCTGCGCGAAGGCTCGCGGGCCGAGGAACTGCTCAGCCTGCTGCATGAGGATCCGACCATCTCCCTGCTGGTCCTCGGCATGGCCAGCGACAAGAACGATCCCGGCCCGCTGGTCACCTACCTGACCAGCAACATGGGCCGCAACAACCTCTCCGTCCCCATGACCCTCGTTCCGGGACAGCTCACCGAGGAGCAGATCGACTATCTGAGCTGAGGAGAGGCAGGGAAAAGCGGGGAACAGGCCAAATTCCACCATTTTTACTGTAGAATAACCCCGTGCGAAGGCGTCAGGGGATGCCGGAGAGCGATTTTCCGAACACGGGGTGGGGTTTGCAGACCGGCAGCGGCCGCCTCGCCGGCACGGGCTGCACGGGCGGCGGCGGCAGGTCGGGGAAATCACCGGGCGGAAGCGCACGGATGAGGCGCAACTCGTCCGGCGCGAAGATCGCGAAGGCACCCGCCTGCGGGGTCGTCATCATCGCGTCGAGGATATGCTCGTGGAGACTTTTCAACAGGCGGGACCGTCCCCTGGCGCGGAGCCTTTCCTCCTCGCCGCGGGATTTCCTCGCCCTTGCGGGTTTCGCCGCTCCGGGAGTGTCCTCCGTGAGCGACCATGGCACCGGGCAGACATCCGGCACGTCGATCCCTCTGGCCACCGACTTCAGCAGCGAGGTGATGATATTCCCCATTCCCCTGCGTCCGGCACGATCCAGCCATGCCCTTTCGGCACCATCCGCCGATGCGACGGATTGCGCCAGGGAGTTGTCCTGCAACCGGCGGAACCAGTCGCGGGAGTGGAACAGCAGCAGGCGGTGGAGGATCGCCCGGAGGCCATGACCGCCATGTGGGGATAGTCCCGCCCGCATCGCCGACAGGACACCCGCCACATGCGGCAGATGTTCCAGCCCGTCGACCTCCGCCACATCAAGCCGGACCTGCGGCCCCGCCAGCACCCCGCGCCGCCCGGTCGCCACCAGCCAGCACACCTTGAGAAACCGAGGCGCGCCCCAGCGAAAGACCCGGCCGGCGAGTTTGCGCGGCAATATGGGGGGTGTGGGAGAGGTGGAGGACATGGGGGGAGGTTATGATGCAAGGGCAGTGTGAGAGTCAAGGAATATTTTCTTATATCCATTGACCCGACCCGGTTATCGGTCCAGCACCGGCATCCCGGCGAGGAAACGGGCGATCAGGCCGGCGACGTGTGCCGTGGCTTCACGATGGGGAACGTGGCCGATGCCGCCGAGGATTTCGACATGACCGGCCCTGCCCGCGATGCGTCGCGGATGCTCGCTTGAGCCGTACTGGTCGAGTTCGCCGTGAATGACCAGAGCGGGGCAGGCACGGTGCCCGATGGCCGCATCGAGCGTCCAGTCCGCGAAGTCGGGCGAAAGCCATGTCGTCGTCCAGGCATCGAGGACCCAGCCGGCCTTGCTTCCGTGATATCGTTCCAGCCTGGCCATGTTTTCGGGCCTTTCGAACTCCTTTCTGGCGAGAATGATGCCGTTGCGGGTGACATCCTCGACGAAGGCCTGCGCTCCCATGGTCACGAGTGCGATGCAGTTCTCCCGGTGATGTGCCGCCGCCTCGACGGCCATGCCGCCGCCGATGCTGTGACCGCAGGCGATGAAGCGGGCAAAGCCCAACTCCCGTTGCAAGAGCGGGATCGTCCTGCGGCTCTCCAGCTCGACGAAGTCGCGCTCCAGCCGGCCGGGATGCGGATCGGAGCGGCCGAAGCCGGGGCGGTCATACGCCACGATGGTCCGTCCCGTCTTCTCCGCCAGCACCTGCGGGAAATCGCGCCAGAGTTCGACACATCCCAGGGAGTCGTGGAACAGGAGGACAGGTGCATGGCAGGGATCGTCCGACGGGTGCCACGAACGTGCGAAGAGATGCCGGCCGTCCGCTGCAAGCCGCCAGTCATGGATACGCATTGCGGTCGGGGTCATGTCGTCGACGTCGCCAATGCCCGCTCAGTGGATCAGCGATCCGCCGTTGACGTCGACCTCGCTGCCGGTGACATAGGCCGAGAGGGACGATGCAAGGAACAGGCAGCAGCCGGCGACATCGCCGGCTTCACCGGCCCGTCCCATGGGAATGCCGGACAGGATGCCTTCGAGCATCTGCGGGGTCAGCCTGCCGGCCGTGATGTCGGTGGCGATGAAGCCCGGACAGACGGCGTTGACGCGGATCCCGTCGGGGGCGAGTTCCCGGGCCATGGCCTTGGTCAGCCCGAGAATGCCGGCCTTTGCCGCGGCATAGTGCGGGCCGCCGAAAATGCCGCCGCCACGCTGGGCCGAGACCGACGAGATATTGACGATCGAGCCCGACTTGCGCTGGCGCATCGCGGGAATGACGGCCTGGCTCATGTAGAGTGTGCCGCGCAGGTTGACGTCGAGCACCGCGTCGTAGTGGGCGGGTTCGATGTCCATCAGCTTCAGGGGCTGGGTGATGCCGGCATTGTTGACAAGGATGTCGACCTGACCGAATGCGTCCAGGACGGATCGTGCGGCGTCGTTGCATGCCGTCCGGTCGGTGACGTCGCAGGCGAGCCCCAGATGCCCCGCACCGAGATCGGCAGCGGCGGATCGGGCGGCACCCTCGTCGAGGTCGAGCACGGCCACACGGGCCCCGTGGTCGGCGAACATCCGGGCCGTGGCCCTGCCGAGGCCCCTTGGCGAGGCGGCACCGGTGACGATGGCGACGCGATTTTCCAGCAGCATGACGGTCATGTCCAGGCCTTGATCTGCTCGACGACGGCAGCGGTCGAGATGCGGTACTGATCGTGCAGGGTTGGTAATGCCCCGGCATCGAGAAATTCGTCCGGCAGGGCAATCTGGCGGAACGGCACGTGAATGCCGCGGCGCATCAGGGCAGCCGCCACCGCCTCGCCGAGGCCGCCGGTGACCGAGTGGTTCTCGGCGGTCACCACCAGCCGTCCGCCACGGCCGGCCTCGGCGGCGATGGTCGCTTCATCGAGCGGCTTGATGGTGGACGAGTGCAGGACCGCACAGTCGATCCCGTCCCGGGCAAGTCGCGTTGCCGCATCCAGTGCGCGCATCGTCATCAGGCCCGAGGACACGAACAGCACGTCCCTGCCATCGCGGACCAGCCTGGCCCTGCCGATCTCGAACCGGTAGCCGGATGAACCGAGCACGTCGGGAACCTGGCCGCGCAGCAGGCGCATGTAGACCGGTCCCGGATGATCGGCGATGGCATGTGTCGCCTGCGCGATCTCGGTGGCATCGCAGGGGTCGATGACCGTGAGCCCCGGCATGCCGCGCATGATCGCCAGATCCTCCGTCGCCTGATGGCTGGGGCCGTAGCCGGTGGTCAGTCCCGGCAGTGCGCAGACGATCTTCACCGGCAGGGCCTCTTCGGCGATCGCCATGGCGATGAAGTCGTAGGCACGGCGCGAGGCGAAGACCGCATAGGTCGTGGCGAACGGGATGAAGCCCTCGCGGGCGAGACCCGCGGCCGCCGAAATCATCACCTGTTCGGCCATGCCCATCTGGTAGAACCGGTCGGGGAAGGCCTTCGCGAAGACATGGAGGTCGGTGTATTTCGACAGGTCGGCGGTCAGGCCGACGATCTGCGGACGCTGCCGGGCAAGTTCGACCAGCGCATGTCCGAAGGGGGCGGCGCGGGTCTCGCGGCCCTCGGCATCGAGCGAGGCGATCATGGCGGAGGTGGTCAGCCTTTCGCCGTCCGCCACGCGAGGGGCGGTACGCGGCGTGTATTTCGACTTCCGCCGCGACAGGGAGCCGGTCGCGCTCATTCGGGCTTCTCCTCGTCCAGTATGGCCCGTGCCTTCGCCCATTCCCCGGGTTCCACGCGGATGAAGTGGGTAATCTCGCGATCTTCCAGGAAGGGCACGCCCTTGCACATTTTCGTCCGGCACACGATCACCCTCGGGCGCGGTTCGTCAAGCATGCGGGCGGTGTCGAAGGCGCGCACGAGGGCCTCGATATCGTTGCCGTCGACCTCCTGCGCATGCCAGCCGAAGGCCGCCCATTTCTCGCCGATGGATCCGGTGCACAAGGCGTCGGTCGTCCTGCCGTCGGCCTGCTGGTCGTTGAAGTCGATGATGGCGATGAGGTTGGAAAGCCCGTGCTGGACGGCCGACATCACGGCCTCCCAGGTCGACCCTTCGCCGAGCTCGCCGTCGGACAGGAGGTTGTAGACGAATGCGGGGTTGTCCTTGCGCCTGAGGCCGAGCGCCATCCCGACGGCGATGCCGAGGCCCTGGCCGAGCGAGCCTCCGGTGATCTCCATGCCGGGCGAGTAGGCGGCCATTCCCGACATCGGCATGCGACTGTCATCCATGCCATAGGTGGCGATCTCGTCCTCGGGCAGGATCCGGGCCTCGATCAGCGCGGCGTAGAGGGCGATGGCATAGTGTCCGATGGACAGGAGGAAGCGGTCGCGCAATTCCCACTGCGGATCGTCGGGGCGATAGTCCAGCGCGTGAAAGTAGGAAACGGCGAGGACATCGGCGATGCCCAGGGCCTGGCCGATATAACCCTGGCCCTGGATTTCCCCCATCGACAGGGCATTGCGCCGGATCTGCCAGGCCCGCCGGGCGAGGCTGACATTGGCAGCCCGGACGGCGGGCTTGCGGCTGGACATGGATCCTCCCTCCTGATCGATCCTGACGACCGGGAGGATCTCATGGGCCCTGTCCGCGAACAATCCTCAAATGTCGAACGCGACGCTCGCGCTCGACATGGTGTTTCGTGCGGCCCAGGGGAAGGACATGGGGCCGGAACGGTGACGGGATACCTCGACCTGATGGGCGGAAGACCGGTCAGCCAAGGAGCTTGAGGAGCTGCTGGGGCATCTGGTTGGCCTGTGCCAGCATCGAGACCGAGGCCTGCATCATGACCTGCTTGGACGAGAAGTTGCTCATCTCGCTGGCCATGTCGACGTC
Proteins encoded in this region:
- a CDS encoding YeeE/YedE family protein, whose translation is MEGGSGLLGPVAAGLGIGMAVGVMLERSRYCTMGALTDLFLFGSWRRLRVWLVAAAMAIAGTSAFSLLGIVDLDRSPVVDAARAWPAMGVGGLLFGIGMVLAGGCASRSLVRFATGSMKSLVVLLLMSIFAISVTQGPLSRLVAPLLHPGLPEWTGSHPLVMTTLGAVGAIALGIACISRQRVRGERAGMWLGIGLGAACLAGWLLTGPGFAGEAPRSLDFAAPTGFLLLSFIDGTLPPSPLLAGAAAGVLAGAAISAVASGSFAIETFSDRGDMLRHASGGVLMGIGGGLAFGCTVGQGITGLSTLAPGSFLAVAAMVAGCRLGLLHLEGRIRWPARSRNPAD
- a CDS encoding TIGR02186 family protein translates to MTLRRLVLLLPCLLAVAAIVPRPVAAQGVVADLSDHLIAITTAFSGTDVLLFGALDEAGTDVAVVVRGPETDEIVRHKTRVGPIWLNTGEMTFAKAPSYYAVASSKPLEELADPGELRRHGIGTHNLGFERMASPRASPGEVRPFVDALIRNKQREALYTSHAVPIRFIGPRLFRTTLSFPANVRPGQYEVQVFEVRDRAVVSAQHNALLVSKIGVEADIYDAAHRHPALYGLASVVLAIVAGWAASVMFKK
- a CDS encoding universal stress protein, producing the protein MSEEASSSQNAENGRIFLVVVDDTDEMRNALRFACRRAEHTKGRVALLYVIEPVEFQHWIGIGRMMEEEARQDAEQRLQSLADDVFRLTGTLPAVYLREGSRAEELLSLLHEDPTISLLVLGMASDKNDPGPLVTYLTSNMGRNNLSVPMTLVPGQLTEEQIDYLS
- a CDS encoding alpha/beta hydrolase, whose product is MTPTAMRIHDWRLAADGRHLFARSWHPSDDPCHAPVLLFHDSLGCVELWRDFPQVLAEKTGRTIVAYDRPGFGRSDPHPGRLERDFVELESRRTIPLLQRELGFARFIACGHSIGGGMAVEAAAHHRENCIALVTMGAQAFVEDVTRNGIILARKEFERPENMARLERYHGSKAGWVLDAWTTTWLSPDFADWTLDAAIGHRACPALVIHGELDQYGSSEHPRRIAGRAGHVEILGGIGHVPHREATAHVAGLIARFLAGMPVLDR
- a CDS encoding glucose 1-dehydrogenase encodes the protein MTVMLLENRVAIVTGAASPRGLGRATARMFADHGARVAVLDLDEGAARSAAADLGAGHLGLACDVTDRTACNDAARSVLDAFGQVDILVNNAGITQPLKLMDIEPAHYDAVLDVNLRGTLYMSQAVIPAMRQRKSGSIVNISSVSAQRGGGIFGGPHYAAAKAGILGLTKAMARELAPDGIRVNAVCPGFIATDITAGRLTPQMLEGILSGIPMGRAGEAGDVAGCCLFLASSLSAYVTGSEVDVNGGSLIH
- a CDS encoding transketolase family protein is translated as MSATGSLSRRKSKYTPRTAPRVADGERLTTSAMIASLDAEGRETRAAPFGHALVELARQRPQIVGLTADLSKYTDLHVFAKAFPDRFYQMGMAEQVMISAAAGLAREGFIPFATTYAVFASRRAYDFIAMAIAEEALPVKIVCALPGLTTGYGPSHQATEDLAIMRGMPGLTVIDPCDATEIAQATHAIADHPGPVYMRLLRGQVPDVLGSSGYRFEIGRARLVRDGRDVLFVSSGLMTMRALDAATRLARDGIDCAVLHSSTIKPLDEATIAAEAGRGGRLVVTAENHSVTGGLGEAVAAALMRRGIHVPFRQIALPDEFLDAGALPTLHDQYRISTAAVVEQIKAWT
- a CDS encoding transketolase, with translation MSSRKPAVRAANVSLARRAWQIRRNALSMGEIQGQGYIGQALGIADVLAVSYFHALDYRPDDPQWELRDRFLLSIGHYAIALYAALIEARILPEDEIATYGMDDSRMPMSGMAAYSPGMEITGGSLGQGLGIAVGMALGLRRKDNPAFVYNLLSDGELGEGSTWEAVMSAVQHGLSNLIAIIDFNDQQADGRTTDALCTGSIGEKWAAFGWHAQEVDGNDIEALVRAFDTARMLDEPRPRVIVCRTKMCKGVPFLEDREITHFIRVEPGEWAKARAILDEEKPE